Genomic segment of Citrus sinensis cultivar Valencia sweet orange chromosome 7, DVS_A1.0, whole genome shotgun sequence:
CATAACTCATAAACTGATTCTACAAAAATTTTTGCTGCAATCCCAATCAATAATTTTCACAGCCAACTTATTCAATTCCCCAATACcctatataaaattataaatagttGCAAAGTCAAAATAGTCCTGCTGTGAGATTTTGAGTGAAAATTTCTTTAAGCTCATATCacaccaaaaatacaaaagacgTGTTCTTGCATGAGCAGAACTTGGATCAAGCACAAATCTATCAACACTTTCTTCTGTAGGATATCAGAACATGCAGTGGCAGAAGAAGTTACGCCATAACTATCATAGATCTTGAACACTCTGGCTTTATATAATTGAGGCACAGAATATGCTAAATCCAAGTCTAAGCTGCATACATTTGACTCTTCAGATCCCAAAGAACATAAAgacgaaaaataaaaaaataaagttataatattGTAACATAACTCAGACACATGTAACTTTTATGTGAAACTGAGATCAGAAAAAGTGGAAGAAAAAACGAAAGAGATACCCATTTCACCATTTGATCATTGCCATCCATGGACAATTTGAGTGTATGTGTTCTTGACCCACTTTAAGCTTTTCCTCAGAGACCCTTTCATTTTGCCTTCAACGGTGTAGACTTTGTAACTGGCAACTCTCTTTTTCCTCTGCAGCTCAGGATCATTGAAGCTCCAGCTCTTTGATACTGACCCAAAAgtgcttttgcttttcttcGACTTACTCTTCTTTCCTAGCTGTTGATCGTTTGGCTGTGTTGGGGTGGCATAATTTGCACTGAAACATCGCAAATCCTGCATGCTTGTCGGCGCTGTTGCCTTGCCATCATAAAAGCTATCAATTTTGCATGATTTGGATCTATAATTCTCCATTTGAAtccaagaaaagaaaagaaaagaaagagattcAAGAATGAGTGAGAAAATAGAGGAGAAAAATGGAGATTTGAAATCACTTAGTAAAGGTggcggtggtggtggtggtggtgtgTTGTGAACTTTTGCTtgcaatatttaagatttgttggGAGCATCACAAGATGGGTGTCTTGAGCCTTTTTAACTATTCATACAAGATGGGTACTTTTTCTTTGGTGGAATTTAAGGAGTTTTGACATTTTCAACTTTGATTCACACAATCCAGTTTCCACGAGGCTGATGCAGCTACTAGTTTTGCCTCATCTTAAATGAGCTTTGCCAGGTGGACCGGGTAGTTCTGTGGCAGGCTAACTTGGTATGCATGCGTTAAAATTGATTGATCAAAAGGCCTTAACATCAAGCATGACCTAATTTGTTGTCCAATATTATATGGTACAAAAGAGtgttttttaagatttaaaattacGTCTTTGCTGTGTTATTGGCAATCAAAGACTTCTAAACCTTACTTAAAAGCATCAATCAGTCCATTTAAAAGTGAGTTTGCGAGAAACTCGTGAGAGTCATTCTCTTGAAAGGCTCATCAGCTGGTCATCTTCTGTGGTAATAGAATTTTGACCAGCGGGAATCAACATTCAATGGTGATTGGTTAAACCATGGTCCCAGCCCATGAGATGAGACGAGACGAGACGACTCCAAATTATTAGATTTGACAACTATGGACCCCAACAGAGTTGAAAATATGGCATTATTCTGATAAGTATCATCAGTGCGCTGTGCGCAAGATTGGACTACTTCTTTCAAAACATGGAAACATGACGTGATCACTTTGAAGACGGCCAATAAATTCTACAATAAAACttcaataatttcaaatgTAAACATCCGTCGTCTTGAAGGGTCCTTTTCATTTTGGCCAGTCTTGTACTCTCTTGCTGCTCGTGCTGTGGCTGCTCCAAAAAGGGGCCTGAAGACTCATCATGCCATGTTTCAAAATTCCAAGCACgagtaaacaaaaaattatttcaggCGTCAAGATAATATAACATTAGAACCTCTTGTAAACGTGCGTATTAAATCAGATTCTGTATttctcaaaaagaaaattcaggaTTCAATCTTGCTCAACaaaaattgggaaaaaaacattttgccaaacaaaaacaatgcaaagaatattaaaacacCACCCAAATCATTTCCCCAGACACACCAAGTATAAATCTAATAACCGGCTTCTGCTaaacaattataatagaaataaaattgataacaaaaggacataaaatacaaagacctaacagcaacaaaaatttcaataattataaacCCACCACAGTGCAGCTTGCAAATGTGCATGACCCATATGATTAAATGGTCGGATATGTTTGAGAACAACATTAATTTAAGACACTAGAcggaaaggaagaagaaaccaaaaaaaaaaaaaaaggggagaaAAGAACCACCACATTAAACAGTACTTGCAAAATCAGGAAACCCCTTCTTGCCTCGACAAACTTACAAAAACAGAACCTCCTCAAAGAAGGTCAGCAACGTTTGAAGGCAGCTCCTCAATGACCACGTTATAGAACTTTTGAATATCAAAAAGCATTCTCTCATCATCCCTTGTCACAAAATTAATGGCAACACCCTTTCTTCCAAATCGACCACTTCGTCCAATACGGTGAAGGTAGTTTTCTGGTTGAGTCGGCAGATCATAATTTATGACAAGTGAAACTTGCTGCACATCAATACCACGAGCCAACAGATCAGTGGTGATGAGAACACGAGAAGAACCAGAGCGAAATTCACGCATAATGATATCTCGGGTGTTCTGATCCATGTCCCCATGAGTGGCAGAGACTGTATGGTCACGGCTTCGCATCTTGTCCGTAAGCCAGTCGACCTTTCGCCGAGTGTTCACAAAGATGACACTCTGGGTTATGGCCAGAGTCTCATAAAGATCACAGAGTGTTTCAAGCTTCCATTCTTCCTTCTCAACATTGACATAAAATTGCTTGATACCCTCAAGGGTGAGTTCATCACGTTTAACCAAGATTCTCACAGGCTTGTTCATAAACTTCCTTGTAATCTCCAAGGCCTCAGGAGGCATTGTAGCAGAGAAAACCCCCACCTGAACTTTAGCTGGAAGCAGCTGGAAAATATCATAGATCTGACAACCAGAAAACAGTAATTAGTAAATCGCATAAAAGAACTCCATGGGAACTATCAAGACACGGTAACCAAGCAAAGAAGTGcaatcaatatatatacaataacAAACCTGATCCTTAAAACCACGGGAAAGCATTTCATCAGCCTCATCCAGTACAAACATCTTAATGTAATCAGGGCGTAAAGACTGTCGGCGCAGCATGTCAAACACACGACCAGGAGTGCCAACAACAACATGAACACCAGCTTGAAGAATGCGCTGATCCTCGCGAACACTTGTCCCACCGACACAAGCATGAACCTTAACACCAAGATAA
This window contains:
- the LOC102621232 gene encoding eukaryotic initiation factor 4A-8 codes for the protein MAGLAPEGSQFDARQYDTKMNELLSTDGQDFFTSYDEVYDSFDAMGLQENLLRGIYAYGFEKPSAIQQRGIVPFCKGLDVIQQAQSGTGKTATFCSGILQQLDYGLVQCQALVLAPTRELAQQIEKVMRALGDYLGVKVHACVGGTSVREDQRILQAGVHVVVGTPGRVFDMLRRQSLRPDYIKMFVLDEADEMLSRGFKDQIYDIFQLLPAKVQVGVFSATMPPEALEITRKFMNKPVRILVKRDELTLEGIKQFYVNVEKEEWKLETLCDLYETLAITQSVIFVNTRRKVDWLTDKMRSRDHTVSATHGDMDQNTRDIIMREFRSGSSRVLITTDLLARGIDVQQVSLVINYDLPTQPENYLHRIGRSGRFGRKGVAINFVTRDDERMLFDIQKFYNVVIEELPSNVADLL